One region of Trichosurus vulpecula isolate mTriVul1 chromosome 1, mTriVul1.pri, whole genome shotgun sequence genomic DNA includes:
- the LOC118833735 gene encoding 39S ribosomal protein L12, mitochondrial-like, with translation MLAAAARPLRGPCSRFWATALLQTRLPLLGICALRLMRSSCHQRRSETLAGATLDNAPKQYPPKIQQLVQDIAGITLLEISDLNELLKKTLKIQDVGLVPMGGMVPNGATAKVSPEAADEEEAPKQKERTHFTVRLTEAKPVDKVKLIKEVKNYIQGINLVQAKKLVESLPQEIKANVAKSEAEKIKAALEAAGGTVILE, from the coding sequence ATGCTGGCTGCGGCTGCTCGCCCCCTGCGGGGGCCCTGTTCGAGATTCTGGGCCACGGCCCTGCTCCAAACCAGGCTGCCATTATTAGGTATTTGTGCCCTGAGGCTAATGAGAAGCAGCTGCCATCAAAGAAGAAGTGAAACTCTGGCCGGAGCCACTCTGGACAATGCCCCCAAGCAGTACCCTCCTAAGATTCAGCAGTTAGTACAGGACATCGCTGGCATCACTCTACTGGAAATCTCTGATCTCAACGAGTTATTGAAGAAAACGCTGAAGATCCAGGATGTGGGGCTGGTGCCAATGGGTGGCATGGTGCCAAATGGTGCTACGGCAAAGGTTTCCCCTGAGGCAGCAGATGAAGAAGAGGCACCAAAACAGAAGGAACGAACACATTTCACTGTTCGGCTGACAGAAGCCAAGCCTGTGGATAAAGTAAAACTAATCAAGGAAGTAAAGAATTACATACAAGGCATAAACCTTGTCCAGGCAAAGAAGCTGGTAGAGTCCTTACCCCAGGAAATCAAAGCCAATGTTGCCAAATCAGAAGCAGAGAAGATTAAAGCAGCCTTGGAAGCAGCTGGTGGCACTGTGATTTTGGAGTAG